A single genomic interval of Campylobacter concisus harbors:
- a CDS encoding DUF4810 domain-containing protein produces the protein MASKIRLACLALFALFLAGCSHSSGPRSLYYWDGSYSSSLYSYLNEEGDTNEQISRLENLVQISIQNGYKIAPGVYAHLGLLYLNNGNLGAANANFDKEAQNFPESREYINFIKGSKNLTPKKVEQKEGANNEK, from the coding sequence ATGGCAAGTAAAATAAGGCTTGCCTGCCTTGCACTTTTTGCACTATTTTTAGCGGGTTGCAGTCATTCAAGTGGCCCAAGATCACTTTATTATTGGGACGGATCATATAGTAGCTCGCTATATAGCTACCTAAATGAAGAGGGCGATACAAACGAGCAAATTTCACGCTTAGAAAATTTGGTGCAGATATCAATACAAAATGGTTACAAGATCGCTCCTGGCGTATACGCACACCTTGGACTTTTGTATCTAAATAATGGAAATTTAGGTGCTGCAAATGCAAATTTTGACAAAGAGGCACAAAATTTCCCAGAGTCAAGGGAGTATATAAATTTCATCAAAGGCTCTAAAAATTTGACTCCAAAAAAAGTAGAGCAAAAAGAGGGAGCAAATAATGAAAAATAG
- a CDS encoding DMT family transporter, translating to MNTHRLGILLTLVGGILWGFSGVCGQYLFSLGINSDFLVPYRLMLAGIVIVIFYAFKEPSTVFAPIKDIKLLGEFLVYALLGLMMTQYAYFYSIELSNAAVATVIQYTAPVLILAVICLKEKRAPRPLEILALLCAMLGVFFLSTHAQISSLVISPKALFWCLVSAVCVCVYNLAPARLNAKYSVTLTLGWGMVMGGVVLACYMRVWDFAGLNGINQWLAFIAVITLGTIFAFSFYMIGVKLIGAAKASLLACIEPLSAAFFGYFWLGTKFVFWDFLGFALIISCIFLLSKREKI from the coding sequence ATGAACACTCATCGTCTTGGGATACTCCTTACTTTAGTTGGCGGTATCCTTTGGGGATTTAGTGGGGTTTGTGGGCAGTATCTATTTTCACTTGGTATAAATTCTGATTTTTTGGTGCCATATAGACTGATGCTAGCTGGCATTGTTATTGTGATTTTTTATGCTTTTAAAGAACCAAGTACCGTTTTTGCTCCGATTAAAGATATAAAGCTACTTGGTGAGTTTTTAGTCTATGCTTTGCTTGGGCTTATGATGACGCAGTACGCCTACTTTTACTCCATTGAGCTTTCAAATGCCGCAGTAGCGACTGTTATTCAATACACCGCGCCAGTTCTCATCCTAGCCGTCATCTGCCTAAAAGAGAAGCGAGCACCAAGACCACTTGAAATTTTAGCTCTGCTTTGCGCGATGCTTGGCGTATTTTTCCTGAGCACACATGCTCAAATTTCATCTCTTGTCATCTCGCCAAAAGCGCTATTTTGGTGCTTAGTTAGTGCCGTTTGTGTTTGTGTTTATAATCTTGCTCCAGCAAGGCTGAATGCTAAATATTCAGTCACTCTCACGCTTGGCTGGGGCATGGTTATGGGCGGAGTAGTGCTTGCTTGTTATATGAGAGTTTGGGATTTTGCTGGGCTTAATGGGATAAATCAATGGCTGGCATTTATTGCTGTTATTACGCTTGGCACCATTTTTGCATTTAGCTTTTATATGATAGGTGTTAAGCTAATAGGAGCAGCAAAAGCTAGTTTATTAGCCTGCATAGAACCACTAAGTGCAGCATTTTTTGGCTACTTTTGGCTTGGAACAAAATTTGTATTTTGGGATTTTTTAGGATTTGCTCTAATAATCTCTTGTATATTTTTACTATCAAAAAGAGAAAAAATATGA
- a CDS encoding CsgG/HfaB family protein, protein MKNVFKFGAVLLTAALFAGCASESSRVVESPKVASYGTVYNGQKISVSIGRFNNQSAYQNGVFADGEDRLGNQAQSILITNLQQSGRFLVLDRSNMKVIKQESELSKTTQNLKGARYVITGDVTEFGRKTTGDHQLFGILGKGKQQTAYSKVNLNIVDTKTAEVVYSVSGAGEYTLSNREIIGFGGTAGYDSTLNGKVLSLAIIEAVNNLVNGIESGAWQVK, encoded by the coding sequence ATGAAAAATGTATTTAAATTTGGTGCAGTTTTGCTTACGGCAGCTCTTTTTGCTGGATGCGCGAGTGAGAGCTCAAGAGTTGTTGAGTCTCCAAAAGTAGCAAGCTACGGCACAGTTTACAATGGTCAAAAAATTTCGGTTTCGATAGGTCGATTTAATAATCAATCAGCTTACCAAAATGGTGTATTTGCTGATGGTGAAGATAGGCTTGGTAACCAAGCTCAAAGCATTTTGATCACAAATTTACAGCAAAGTGGCAGATTTTTGGTGCTTGATAGATCAAATATGAAAGTGATCAAACAAGAGAGCGAGCTAAGCAAAACCACTCAAAATTTAAAAGGTGCAAGATACGTAATAACTGGTGATGTGACCGAGTTTGGACGAAAAACTACGGGTGATCATCAGCTATTTGGCATACTTGGCAAAGGTAAGCAACAAACTGCCTATTCAAAGGTAAATTTAAATATCGTTGATACCAAAACAGCTGAGGTTGTCTATTCGGTTAGCGGTGCTGGCGAATATACCCTTTCAAACAGAGAGATCATCGGCTTTGGTGGCACAGCAGGATACGACTCTACGCTAAATGGCAAGGTTTTAAGTCTAGCTATTATTGAAGCGGTAAATAATCTAGTAAATGGCATAGAAAGTGGAGCATGGCAAGTAAAATAA
- a CDS encoding Sua5 YciO YrdC YwlC family protein — translation MIFLAQTDTTAGFLSKDYKEINKAKMRDENKPCLITTAKFSVLNELVRVPKKYKNFIRRSRKTTFLYPNLKAIRVVKECEHEKFLAKFDWLYSSSANKNGQNFNEAWAMSVADEIVDDHFFEDTPSKIYKISRKKIKRLR, via the coding sequence ATGATATTTCTAGCACAAACTGATACGACAGCTGGCTTTTTAAGTAAAGATTATAAAGAGATAAATAAGGCCAAAATGCGTGATGAGAATAAACCTTGTCTTATCACGACGGCAAAATTTAGCGTTTTAAATGAGCTTGTTAGAGTGCCAAAAAAGTATAAAAATTTTATACGCCGTTCAAGAAAAACTACATTTTTGTATCCAAATTTAAAGGCCATTAGAGTCGTAAAAGAGTGCGAGCACGAAAAATTTTTAGCTAAATTTGACTGGCTTTATTCAAGTAGTGCGAACAAAAATGGACAAAATTTTAATGAAGCTTGGGCTATGAGCGTGGCCGATGAAATAGTAGATGATCATTTTTTCGAAGATACTCCATCAAAAATTTATAAAATTTCTCGAAAAAAGATAAAGCGTTTAAGATAA
- a CDS encoding DUF799 domain-containing protein → MKNSLKFIAFAFLAVFFTGCSIKEPEPYDYSEFLQKRPHSILVLMPTNDSTEISGPAAVLANAVAPLSEAGYYVFPVALVNDTFKLNGITEPSEIAAVPLNKLDKIFHTDSVLYINIKDYGTSYAVISSSTKVVLEAKLIDIKSGATLWQGSAMAAEDSSSGQSSLLGMLVSAVISQVANTISDRSYDLAVMADAYLFSRDCHNCILYGPYSPYYGKDAQLHKDR, encoded by the coding sequence ATGAAAAATAGCCTGAAATTTATAGCCTTTGCATTTTTAGCAGTATTTTTTACGGGCTGCTCTATAAAAGAGCCTGAGCCATACGACTACTCAGAATTTTTACAAAAAAGACCTCACTCTATCTTAGTGCTTATGCCAACAAACGATAGCACAGAAATTTCAGGTCCAGCAGCAGTTTTAGCAAATGCAGTCGCGCCACTAAGTGAGGCAGGATACTATGTATTTCCAGTAGCTCTTGTAAATGATACCTTTAAGCTAAATGGCATAACCGAGCCAAGCGAGATCGCGGCAGTGCCACTAAATAAGCTTGATAAAATTTTTCATACAGATAGTGTGCTTTACATAAATATAAAAGATTATGGTACGAGCTATGCGGTCATCTCAAGCTCAACAAAGGTTGTCCTTGAAGCAAAGCTTATCGATATAAAAAGCGGCGCTACTCTTTGGCAAGGTAGTGCTATGGCAGCAGAAGATAGCAGCAGCGGCCAAAGTAGCCTACTTGGCATGTTAGTCTCAGCCGTCATTTCACAGGTGGCAAATACCATCTCAGATAGATCATACGATCTAGCAGTAATGGCAGATGCTTATTTATTTTCAAGAGATTGCCATAACTGCATACTTTATGGACCATATTCGCCGTATTACGGCAAAGATGCACAGCTTCATAAAGATAGATAA